In the genome of Cyclopterus lumpus isolate fCycLum1 chromosome 19, fCycLum1.pri, whole genome shotgun sequence, the window CATGTGTAGGTCTTTGGTGAACCTGGAACGTTACATGGTTTTAATTAATGTTCATAGTGGGGAAAGCTGACTCACGCCTGAAAATCGAGCTTCTTTGGTTAGACCAGTCTGTAGCTAGAGATGCTCAACTATCGATTTGATTGGCTCAATTGAGTTAAGCTATTTCTGTTTTAACTGGATCAGCTGTGATCTATAGCTGTGACCTTCAGAAATAAACAACTCTCCTTAAATAGTATTATTTACTCATTAATGTATCAGAAATTGGTCCCTCGGTTCAACTCCACCATTTGTTAAGTCTCTCAACTGTTGTGGAGGAACTACTCCAACTTGCTGTACTTTCTTCAGTTGGATCAAACTGtattcctgttgttttttttaacctttttaggAGTTTAAAACGTCCGGCTCATCCAACGTGGACACCAGCAAGGTCACCGGGACCCTGGAGACCAAGTACAAGTGGGCTGAGTATGGGCTGACGTTCACAGAGAAGTGGACCACGGAAAACACACTTGGAACAGAAATTTGCGTTGAGGATCAGGTAAAATAATAACTGCTATGATGCTCATCATCCCACTTAATCCAACGGCTCTAAATGAAGTGTGACTGATGGGGTGTTCTTCTTTAGATCACCAAAGGGCTGAAACTTACGTTTGACACTACATTTTCACCCAATACTGGGTAAGCAACACTTTATATGTTTATCGTAAAATCACAAGATGCTAACATTGTATTAAGTACATCCTTCCGACTCCACTTCCTCACATTtcattcttgttttttaattccaCAGCAAGAAGAGCGGCAAGGTCAAGACTGCTTACAAGCGGGAATACGTTAACGTCGGTGTCGATGTCGATTTAGATTTCGCTGGTCCTACGATCCACGGAGCAGCAGTAGCCGGCTACGAGGGCTGGCTGGCCGGCTACCAGATGAGCTTTGACTCGGCCAAATCAAAGATGACTCAGAGTAACTTTTCAGTTGGTTACAAGACCGGAGACTTCCAGCTCCACACCAACGTGTACGTTTTAGCATCGACTATTTGAATCGAGCGAGACGAGTAACTTGACCATAGAGTAACACAATTAGCTTGTTCGTGGGCTATTTTTGACAGATGTAAATGTTTGAAGCATACTGACATGtgatgttacatttttttctctcagaaATGATGGTTCCGAGTTCGGTGGATCTATTTACCAGAAGGTTAACGACCAACTGGAGACTGCTGTGAATCTGGCCTGGACTGCAGGCAGCAATGGCACTCGCTTTGGAATAGCTGCAAAATACCAGTTAGACTCCACTGCCTCCATATCAGtaagtgtctttttaaaaataaatacaaaaatgtttatAACCCCCTCAAGGaagttatgttttttgttggaAATTAAGCCTTAGGCCAAGGAGCAAGAGATTGGTGTTTGCGAGGATATACAAAAGAATTTTGATCGGACATGTTTGGACAATTCCATGTTTTTATCATTAATATGCTTCGTTAGATTTTAAGTACATCCAGTATATCAAAATGATAGTTAAAGTGGCAAATATTGTTCTTTAACTTATCATTATGATGTATCTGTTGAGTGCACAATGCAATGGCTTTAGAACAGAGACACCATCAGAGTTTAGATCGGTTCCAATAAGCCTCGCTTTAATGATTCATGTATAATATCCCCGGAAATTAATGGCTTAATTTACGGGCAGAGGGAAGTGCGTCAATCATTGCTCAACCAAAACAGAAAGAGtatagtgcttttcttttccctgGTAGCTATCCCCagac includes:
- the LOC117748799 gene encoding voltage-dependent anion-selective channel protein 2-like isoform X2, translating into MQTLENQQRTYSIRDMVNGSKIKASFISFGLVKLDVKTKSSSGVEFKTSGSSNVDTSKVTGTLETKYKWAEYGLTFTEKWTTENTLGTEICVEDQITKGLKLTFDTTFSPNTGKKSGKVKTAYKREYVNVGVDVDLDFAGPTIHGAAVAGYEGWLAGYQMSFDSAKSKMTQSNFSVGYKTGDFQLHTNVNDGSEFGGSIYQKVNDQLETAVNLAWTAGSNGTRFGIAAKYQLDSTASISAKVNNASLVGIGYTQTLRPGMKLVLSALVDGKNINAGGHKLGLGLELDA
- the LOC117748799 gene encoding voltage-dependent anion-selective channel protein 2-like isoform X1 translates to MAVPPTYADLGKSAKDIFNKGYGFGLVKLDVKTKSSSGVEFKTSGSSNVDTSKVTGTLETKYKWAEYGLTFTEKWTTENTLGTEICVEDQITKGLKLTFDTTFSPNTGKKSGKVKTAYKREYVNVGVDVDLDFAGPTIHGAAVAGYEGWLAGYQMSFDSAKSKMTQSNFSVGYKTGDFQLHTNVNDGSEFGGSIYQKVNDQLETAVNLAWTAGSNGTRFGIAAKYQLDSTASISAKVNNASLVGIGYTQTLRPGMKLVLSALVDGKNINAGGHKLGLGLELDA